In Leopardus geoffroyi isolate Oge1 chromosome D1, O.geoffroyi_Oge1_pat1.0, whole genome shotgun sequence, a single window of DNA contains:
- the CHST1 gene encoding carbohydrate sulfotransferase 1 — protein sequence MQCSWKAVLLLALASIAIQYTAIRTFTAKSFHTCPGLAEAGLAERLCEEGPTFAYNLSRKTHILILATTRSGSSFVGQLFNQHLDVFYLFEPLYHVQNTLIPRFTQGKSPADRRVMLGASRDLLRSLYDCDLYFLENYIKPPPVNHTTDRIFRRGASRVLCSRPVCDPPGSADLVLEEGDCVRKCGVLNLTVAAEACRERSHVAIKTVRVPEVNDLRALVEDPRLNLKVIQLVRDPRGILASRSETFRDTYRLWRLWYGTGRKPYNLDVTQLTTVCEDFSNSVSTGLTRPAWLKGKYMLVRYEDLARNPMKKTEEIYGFLGIPLDSHVARWIQNNTRGDPTLGKHKYGTVRNSAATAEKWRFRLSYDIVAFAQNACQRVLAQLGYKMATSEEELKNPSISLVEERDFRPFS from the coding sequence ATGCAATGTTCCTGGAAGGCTGTCCTCCTCCTTGCCCTGGCCTCAATCGCCATCCAGTACACGGCCATCCGCACCTTCACCGCCAAGTCCTTCCACACCTGCCCGGGGctggcagaggcagggctggccGAGCGGCTGTGCGAGGAGGGCCCCACCTTCGCCTACAACCTCTCCCGCAAGACCCACATCCTCATTCTGGCCACCACGCGCAGCGGCTCCTCCTTCGTGGGCCAGCTCTTCAACCAGCACCTGGACGTCTTCTACCTGTTCGAGCCCCTCTACCACGTGCAGAACACGCTCATCCCCCGCTTCACCCAGGGCAAGAGCCCCGCGGACCGGCGGGTCATGCTGGGCGCCAGCCGCGACCTCCTGAGGAGCCTCTATGACTGTGACCTCTACTTCCTGGAGAACTACATCAAGCCGCCGCCCGTCAACCACACCACCGACAGGATCTTCCGCCGCGGGGCCAGCAGGGTGCTGTGCTCACGCCCCGTGTGCGACCCCCCGGGCTCCGCCGACCTGGTGCTGGAGGAGGGGGACTGCGTGCGCAAGTGCGGCGTGCTGAACTTGACGGTGGCCGCCGAGGCCTGTCGGGAGCGCAGCCACGTGGCCATCAAGACCGTGCGGGTGCCCGAGGTCAACGACCTTCGGGCCCTGGTTGAGGACCCCCGGTTGAACCTCAAGGTCATCCAGCTGGTCCGGGACCCGCGTGGCATTCTGGCCTCCCGCAGCGAGACCTTCCGCGACACGTACCGGCTCTGGCGCCTCTGGTACGGCACCGGGAGGAAGCCCTACAACCTGGACGTGACGCAGCTGACCACGGTGTGCGAGGACTTCTCCAACTCCGTGTCCACCGGCCTCACGCGGCCCGCGTGGCTCAAGGGCAAGTACATGTTGGTGCGCTACGAGGACCTGGCCAGGAACCCCATGAAGAAGACCGAGGAGATCTACGGCTTCCTGGGGATCCCCTTGGACAGCCACGTGGCCCGCTGGATCCAGAACAACACGCGGGGCGACCCCACCTTGGGCAAGCACAAATACGGCACCGTGCGAAACTCGGCGGCCACGGCCGAGAAGTGGCGCTTCCGCCTCTCCTACGACATCGTGGCCTTTGCCCAGAACGCCTGCCAGCGGGTGCTGGCGCAGCTGGGCTACAAGATGGCCACGTCGGAGGAGGAGCTCAAGAACCCCTCCATCAGTCTGGTGGAGGAGCGGGACTTCCGCCCTTTCTCGTGA